The nucleotide window TCCGACCAGCCTGAAGGAAGAAAACTCCCGCGGTGAATAAAACGGTTTACAATTGATGAAAAGACTTTCCAAGTGTGGGCTGCAGTGTTTCTgtaacactgtgacatcagtaCACCAACCTTCATTAATGTAGAAGCAGACTCCACCACCTTTTGTTTTCCCTGAGAGCTCCGTTTTGTGGTCCGCCCGGTGGAGTTGGAAGCCCGGCAGATTTAAGACAGCGTCTGGGACTCGCTCACTGAGCCAGGTTtcagtgaagcagagggcagcagagcgtgcAAAGTCCTTGTTAGTCCAGTTTAAGAGCAGTAATTCGTCAACTTTGTTTGGAAGAGAGCGGAGATTCGCAAGGTGAATGGAGGGGAGTACCATGCGGAATCCCCGCCGACGTAGTTTCACCAGCGCGAGTCCCCCGTCTACGTCTCCTCCAGGAGTCACAGAGAGCTGCTGCGCCTCCAACTAAAATCTCCAAATAAATTTCTGGGTTTGTGAAAAATGGATAAGAACTATAGTGAGACGACTGCCAGTTGATCTCTGGAGAAAGTGATGTGGTCTGAGTGACcaaaagcacagaaaataaacacaaacaagaaaagTGTGAGAGAGCGCAGTACCGAGGCTGCCATCCGCGGCGCCATCTTGTAGCTAAAACCATACAGTTGAAaatataaagctgaaaaaagctgaagaagctgaagtcAGTATTTGAAAAAGTTGTTGAACTTCTAATGACTTTACAGAAGCacagtttatgtgtgtgtgtgtttgcatgtttctaATTTGTGTATCTGCCGCCTGACGTTTGTGCCAATTTGCCCTAGTAGAACAAGAAGTAGTATTTAATGAAGTTTACATTTGGTTAACTTTTTTTCagcctctgtctcctccttgtctgagctcgccacaatatattcagactggttgaccgGCAAAGACCATGTGTGTGTTGGCTgttctttcatgtttttttaatttctgccaatttttcacaggtgaacaacaaGTAGTTTTGCAGGAACCATGTTCAACTTTTTTTAAGCACCACAGGTCGCCAGGCAGCCAATCGTCTGTGAGGGCTGGAACGTTCAAATTTGCATGTAGCATCTTGCACGGGTTCCCAGCCAGTCCCAGTCAGAAATACGCTGCAGAAACCCTGTCTCCCTGTGTGTTAATGTTGGTGTAAGGGCTGAAGTAGGTGCAGCttttttggcaggaaaaaaatacacagcctctctgactggtggattcaaattgagccGCTTCAGGCTGTTTAATTGACCTTGAAGCATGCAGACCACACGATTAACAGACGTTTTAATTTAATCTCTCTTTAACTTTTCAGTttaagctctgtgtgtgtgtgtgtgaccccaTTTTTATTGTCTGGGGGGCAGCATCCCATTGGTGGATTCAAAGTGAGCAGATACAGACTAATTGACTGGAATAAAAATACACAGGACACGCcatgctctgtgtgtgtctccgtgctcctttgtgtatgtgtatgcttgtatgtctgtgttcatctttgcatCCATGTTCGTACACATTGTTTTCTGGACGTGGCTTATGTGTCACTGCGTGTCTTTATCCATAATTGTAAACATTGTAAGGCATGTCATTTTTGCCTTACCCTTATGTACCTGCTGGCTGTTCCTTCTTGCTTGTTTCTGCCAATTTTTCACAGTTGAACAACATGTAGTTTTGAGGaaacttcagcttttttcagctgACCATTTTGTTtctaatatttctgcttaagttattacttttctgctaaattatagcatttctgctactATGTTGCATTTCTACTAAGTTATACTATTATAATACTTTATATTAAGTTGTACTCTTACACAATTTCTTCCAAGTTGTtatgtttgtgctaaatattaacatttctgCTGTATTACAATACCTCTGCCATGTTGTACTATTTCTACCAAGTTACTACGTTTCTaataagttacaatatttctgctaaattctCCTTTAATATAGTATTATTGCAAACTTATGTTTCTTCTAAGTAACTCAATTTAAGGAAAGTTCTTAAATTTTTGCTAAGTTGTTATTCATCTGCAAAGTGCTgacttcagcttcttcagctattttcagctttTACAGCTATTTTAAGcggacagcttcagctttacagcatccacacagtattttcgcaggaaatgcaaatttttctagtaaTAAATCTaaggaatagtaataagtgtgcctcttggcatagccactcttaataataataattcaattcaattcaattttatttatatagcgccaaatcacaacagcagtcgcctaaAGGCGTTTTaaattgtacagtagatcgtacaataatagatacagagaaaaacccaacaatcatatgaccccctaataataataataacaacaataataataataataataataataataataataataatgataagaagaagaagaagaagaagaagaagaagaagaaatctgaggcatagtaataagtgtgcctcttggcatagtcACACTTAATAAAAGGAGTCCGAAGTCATGATCGTTTAAAGCCAGGAAATAAAAGTTAGTTTTTAAACAGGTCTCTGATGTTGCGGAGGTCCCGATGTCGAGGGGCAGTCAAAGCAAAGGGCCTGCCTCCTCTGTGCTTTAATCTGGACCTCAGCACAGCGACAAGCATTTGGTTCTTCTACTCTTCATCATTCTCTTcatcatcctccagcttcaacaCGTCACTATGATTGACCGTTCAGGTGACGAGTTTCATCAGCACGTCtgtagagacagacagacacagactgaactCTGGACTCTGCAGCTTAGCTCTGAGTCTGATCTAAACCTGCAGGTTCTCTgatgtccagcagaggcagcagtgaatCATTCCCCACAAACTCCCATGTTAAAAAGTCAAAGACAGAGCTAACTGGTGAACAGTGTGCTGTCAGACTGAGAGAAGAAGATAAACAGTGATGTGGaaacacagcagcacaaacaggaTGAAGTCTCAGCTTTAGCACAGTCATAGATCTACAGCTGTGTTTATCAGAGACactctacttcctgttttacatcCATGAAGCATAACAAGCTGACAGTCCATCTCTTCACCCAAAATCTTCCAttttaaataacacacacaTCAGACTCACCCATCCAAGTTTGGAGATCCTGAATTACTTAGCGTCCATCTTCTGTGGGGACAGAAGAGAGACAGTCAGAGGTGGATCCAGATTGAGAATCTGTCCAGTGTTTGGACCTGAGCTGGATATACCAAGTCTAAACCTGCAGTTCATCTggtgtccagcagaggcagaagTGAGTCAGTACCCAACAGACTTCCATGTTAAAAAGTCAAAGAAAGAGCCAGCTGATGAACAGTGTGCTGTCAGACTAAGAGAAGAAGATTGTAAACATGAATGATGTGgaaacacagcaacacaaacaggATGACGTTTCAGCTTTAGCACAGTCGTATATCCACAGCTGTGTTTATCAGAGACactctacttcctgttttacatcCAGGAAGCATAACAAGCTGACAGATCGTCTCTTCACCCAAAAtcttacattttaaacaacacacacatcAGACTCACCCATCCAAGTTCTCTACCATCTGAGATAGCCTCCATCTTCTGTGGGGACAGAAGACAGACAGTCAGAGGTGGATCCAGACTGAGGTTCTCATCCTGGACCCACATGTGACTgctgcagaggcagcagtgagtcagtctaAATAGAcccaataaacatgtttacagtacTTATACTAAGGGGGTGTGGCCTATTTGACTGACAGGTAGATGGACAGGATATCAATTCATTCCTTTACTGCTACCATCACCTCTAAAATCTGGCTCACTCCAACCGAACCTAATGAAAGCTGTTCATTGTTCATCggtgctgctggtttcagtaTTTGTTTAttaggttggaaacctgcagtcaactGAGACTGTAGGAATTACCTAAATGATTGACAAAAGTCAAAGTCtctttatttgtctgattattttatttttactgtttattttattaacaaCAACATTGTTAAGATTGTTTAAGTAAGTAAATAAATTTGAAATATACGTATCCCCTCCCCCCTTCCCCCCAAGACAAGTCTGCAGTGATTATGATCTAAACTTAGCCAAAGCTGATTGCCGATGAGCTTCCTGACATGTAAGTGTGGGAGGGGGTTTTGGTGCTGATAATAGTTATTAACTGCAAATTTTCATACTTCTCCGAAAACGTCAGAGCAATTTTGtaaatatgtgatatcttgataaaccgagcagatatttaaagtttacacagctaGATTCTCACCTGGAaatgtcttaaaagtttattttgtgatccAGTGTTACTTCactccgttattacactcttaaatcctactacttatacCTGCTTCTTtcaggatcttacaaagcttcaaacgatgCATTGACTATTAAATTAATTGATGATTTTGATAGTCGATGTAATCGTAACTAGTCAACTAATCATGGCAGCCCTAATGTGGAGAAAAGTTTCATTAAAATTGTcacaaatgtgaaaataaaagtatttcTAATTTTTATGTAACTTTTGTAGACGCACTGATATATGAACAGCTTATGTAAAACTTGACAGATGATGTACTTCTAAAAACCTCCCTGAGGTAAAATCTGAGTTTATTTTCATAACAAGTCAAACATTATGACTGTGAGAATTATTCAGATCAAACAGTTCATGAGAAACTTCCAGATAAACTGACTGAACACTCATCACTTACTCTGCATCAGTGGGGGGGGCTGTGTCCTCACCACACAGGAACAAACCTTTGAAGATTTTCCACCAGGTCtctgcagaggacaaaaacagcagtgacatcatcaccatcatcatcatcatgagaTCCATGAAGAACAGCTGAAGTCATGTGACCTCTGTGTGGAGGTCAGATCCATGGTCTCAGGTTAAATACTTCTTTATCACTTCCTCTGTGGGAAACGATCACTTCCTGCTTTATATTACCCAGCCACAGGCTGTGTctcaattcagggtatgcatgcttgaagtacgcatttcaagtgcgattacatcaccgccacgcgacgacggctgtcccaattcaaagtgcacttcaaatgcatactccaaatgcgccgtcaatttccccaaatatcaagcgtggtccggtgcacgctttgtggccccatatatcccacaatccatagcgcggcggtgggtgtggattatggaggaccacaagagccacacacatcgaaataaaaaattctgtgcttaattttaataaactggtttttaaattcttttcaagtcttcatttcaaaatcctttttcgaattccactttaataaaaacattttcgaattgcactttaataaaccgcatttcaaaaaacattttcgaattgcactttaataaactgcatttcaaaatccatttccctttcctgttcgctcagggattaacatgtggattagcagttggattaacaacttcattttaaaaatcctgctgctattcaaattagccacaccgtgggatgtaaggagctctctgattggttggacagacacaggctgtctgccagcctggatttttctagctcatagcttcgccctgctacgaagcgtgtgtgcttgtacaaaggccgttcagcctcgggatttagactcggctcgacacggatatgtgaagaatgaagggaccctgcagcgaaacggagagcccaacctctgactgagtgcccgtttactcagtctgaccacctgttgaaggtaacgtgctaacatggctaacgctagcatcaccgcacgtagccccgttattttaaggtcattttagcttatgaaagttttacgtcgcagctgtacgagctagctacgtgttttgtaagctgctgtgctcttcacaaataaagctggaagcagctcagactgttagaaccagcactgaggcctgttacatttatacagtgttagagcaatggctgcaacctacagcctttaaactagcgattaaaatgctgacagtaaactcgtcagtccagatgttaccacattactttgtgatacttagagttaaaacaactgagacaggctgattaaaataacagctgtcagttctctcattccttatgtcaagactggagatcacactactgatttcagttcatttaatatgtgagtgcacagattcattctcaactggacataaatgatgatcaaaggttgtatatatgatgaagtcatcaaatcccagcctctaacacagtgcgctgaatcttagctttgaatgtccagtatattctaatcagtgcaatgtaagcattcactgaacctacagtatctacacctgtgtggtaAATGTGtagtaaagatacagataatgaagtttaattattaatacaatatacatcatgagaaaggaagctgaaattgattcagtttagtacttgtctctgtatgttctgtgattataaaggccttaaattctgtgatatatactgtaaatgattttcacagaggtcttaaagtacttaaatcactgctgatagtctggttgtttatattttcacgtttttgtgtctgtagggctgtttgatgacgatttggactcctctgggagatgaggacacacccacatctgttccatactgcagccatggatggtgttacagctctgagtcagctttgggccatcagatgcacacactggaaaacatgactgttggccacatgtcggcaaagttatgtgacattagtgatgtttgtactttcagcgttaacttggttttaaagcctctacttctaaatatatatagaaGTGGTAGTGCCAGTCAGATGTTTGTAGCTGTGGGTGTTTGgacttttaaagcacttttaagaAAGTTAATGTTCAATTTTAGAGAACGACTGGATGGTTCGAGTAACAGTATAATTTTAGCACTTACAGATCTGACAGTGAGTGGTTCCCGTTACTCATCCAGTCTGATAAAGCACTGgttaaagtgtttgtgtatttattgatttattttaagtaattgtgttttatgtatattatggtgttatattttacaaatgcttcatatatttatttatatacacttatttatatatatatatggacaTGAAGTCTGCCAATAAAGAttgaatatatatatagctgaccttaatcttacagagaatgtgatgatttcatggataattaaagtcagtcatatatccacaaacacaacaagctgaaagtcagtgatgctgctcggtttgcagtcctgaatatgacggcacaagcaggattcactgcactgttaatgttagctatgttatattgctgcctctgttcggtggtgtcgagccaaacggacactcactcacactgatctgtttcctgtgtacctcttcacttcctgtgtttccttcaaaataaaagcagtagGGGAACAGACTCTAAATTGTGTCTGTGGATGTTTGCGAATGATCAGAGTCCATGACAGGTTCagtataatgataataataattataataataataataataataatgatgatgataatacaGGTGTGAGAAATTTAGTGTGAATGAACAGTGTTATGAAGGTGACTGTGTGTGACTGCATTGATGCTTCAACTTGCTGTTTGTTTCAGCTCAGTCCACCTCACAGTGTCTCATACTTACCTTTGACCCACAGTGCCACTATTGCCTGTCTAAGGACATTTCCATCCCGGTCCAAGACAATGCAGTGGTAAACACCTCCATCTTCACAGAGAGGCTTCATCAGAGTCAGGCTGAAGTCTCTGTTAGTCATGTGGTCTGGATGCATCTGTACACGGCCTTCATAATCACGATAAGGCTGAAGCTTCCACTGACCTTGatccataacacacacacagatctttTTATAGCTGGGTTGTGCACGTGTCCACTTcactctgacagcagcaggcagGTCTTCGTCCTTTCTCCAGGGCAGCTCAATGGAGTCCACCCCCTGTGTCACCTCCTCTGCTTTCAGCATGCAGACTGAGAGAAAAGAGCAGAGCTTGAGCAGGTAACAGGTAAGCTCAGGTTTAATTAGGTGTTACATTTACCTCCATCATGTAAACAGGCTGTTACCACAACAACACCTTAGCTGTCTATGGATTACACACTGACAGGTGCCATTGATCAGAAGAACAGTCTGTGACTGAAGGACAGACAGA belongs to Oreochromis niloticus isolate F11D_XX unplaced genomic scaffold, O_niloticus_UMD_NMBU tig00000238_pilon, whole genome shotgun sequence and includes:
- the LOC102082613 gene encoding uncharacterized protein LOC102082613 isoform X1, which encodes MLKSAFSVFLFCLLRRLDCTVSQHASPVQVYEGVESVLLPCQVPTNVSRNSTAVVWSRDEFTLPVVHKHQQSGADLTNQNLRYKNRTSMTVDALQTGVLSLTLRNPAYSDSGTYTCTTRKDGKHQNKTEVQLKVSERPPPPPVWPIVLAVLIPVLLLNALYGAVVYRAYKIVKNRAVCMLKAEEVTQGVDSIELPWRKDEDLPAAVRVKWTRAQPSYKKICVCVMDQGQWKLQPYRDYEGRVQMHPDHMTNRDFSLTLMKPLCEDGGVYHCIVLDRDGNVLRQAIVALWVKETWWKIFKGLFLCGEDTAPPTDAERWRLSQMVENLDGRWTLSNSGSPNLDGRADETRHLNGQS